One window of the Sebastes umbrosus isolate fSebUmb1 chromosome 1, fSebUmb1.pri, whole genome shotgun sequence genome contains the following:
- the LOC119484810 gene encoding polymeric immunoglobulin receptor-like, whose product MKIFLLLLLPLMTGCKDTFRVKGCRNGWVEFICEYPETDETYTSVAVVKVQRTLIESTKENVWESNDRYSVYNDTNNENVRVAIRQLEDEDSGEYKCVFKPGSSEEEMERKVNLKDVKNECQEPFIQTAYRTAKTTISCRYKGKSKVKFFCKDNGSICENIVSTRSSLRSNGTFNLTESSSSFNMSISNVSSQHAGVYWCGVERKGGRYRAALRNITLKVEDTISNFTRFPTIGQNFTYWCVYSKGQPENQIKFICKGEDPSICEPLVTTEQLKQNTGRFSMEDDKEKGNITITVRDVTSEDTGTYWCGAKTSDKTRSNPFFHRLVMTAGELSDYFMVVRPILK is encoded by the exons ATGAagatctttcttcttctcctcctccctctgatgACAG GCTGTAAGGACACCTTTCGTGTGAAGGGATGCAGAAATGGATGGGTTGAATTCATCTGTGAATACCCTGAAACAGATGAAACATATACAAGTGTTGCTGTAGTTAAGGTTCAACGTACGCTCATAGAAAGCACTAAGGAGAATGTGTGGGAAAGCAATGACAGATATTCTGTGTACAATGacacaaataatgaaaatgtcagGGTGGCCATCAGACAACTTGAAGACGAGGACTCTGGGGAATATAAGTGTGTATTTAAACCTGGCTCTTCtgaagaagagatggagagaaaagtgAACTTGAAAGATG tgAAAAATGAATGCCAGGAACCATTCATTCAAACTGCGTACAGAACAGCTAAAACCACCATCTCATGTCGTTACAAAGGAAAGTCCAAAGTCAAGTTTTTCTGCAAAGACAACGGATCAATCTGTGAGAATATTGTATCAACTAGATCTTCTCTGAGGTCAAACGGGACATTCAATCTCACAGAAAGCAGCAGTAGCTTCAACATGTCCATCAGTAATGTGTCCTCACAGCATGCTGGTGTCTACTGGTGTGGAGTGGAACGTAAAGGAGGACGTTACCGAGCTGCACTCAGAAATATAACACTGAAGGTTGAAG ATACTATTAGTAACTTCACAAGGTTTCCTACAATTGGACAGAATTTCACATACTGGTGTGTATACTCAAAAGGACAACCAGAAAACCAGATTAAATTCATCTGCAAGGGAGAAGATCCATCCATATGTGAACCTCTAGTGACCACCGAACAGCTCAAACAGAACACTGGGAGGTTTTCCATGGAGGACGACAAAGAGAAGGGAAATATCACCATTACAGTGAGAGACGTAACATCAGAGGACACCGGGACATACTGGTGTGGAGCTAAAACCAGTGACAAAACACGCAGCAACCCATTCTTCCACAGATTGGTGATGACTGCCGGTGAGTTGTCGGATTATTTTATG GTTGTCAGGCCGATTCTAAAGTGA
- the LOC119497830 gene encoding CMRF35-like molecule 8 has protein sequence MEDNKEKRKITITVRDVTSEDTGTYWCGAKTNDTTRSNPFFHRLVMTVVPPTTPSIISSAPPHPVTSSVSSTQSTTASAESSGGGESWVTVVVAVVVCVAFLVLLIILVLSYKRFQRSKNTRIGELPNNEDRAYDEIQVPPQKPGAGTALQTIYVTANAPTIPSVPQYYSTVNFHTGSGEAGDDTYSTVKDNDQSPAYSTVNHPSRLPEDPFYSTVNKPQ, from the exons ATGGAGGACaacaaagagaagagaaaaatcaCCATTACAGTGAGAGACGTAACATCAGAGGACACCGGGACATACTGGTGTGGAGCTAAAACCAATGACACAACACGCAGCAACCCATTCTTCCACAGATTGGTGATGACTGTCG TGCCTCCAACTACACCCTCTATTATCTCATCAGCACCACCTCATCCTGTTACATCTTCCGTTTCATCGACCCAGTCCACGACTGCATCTGCTGAgagcagtggtggtg GTGAATCCTGGGTAACTGTAGTCGTTGCTGTGGTCGTCTGTGTGGCTTTTCTGGTGCTTCTGATTATTTTGGTTCTCAGCTACAAAC GATTTCAGcgttcaaaaaacacaagaattgGAGAACTACCGAACAACGAG GATCGTGCCTATGATGAGATACAGGTGCCCCCCCAGAAGCCCGGCGCTGGAACTGCTCTTCAAACTATTTATGTCACTGCCAACGCTCCCACAATCCCCTCTGTCCCGCAGTATTACTCCACCGTCAACTTTCACACCGGCTCCGGTGAAGCCGGCGACGACACATATTCTACTGTGAAGGACAACGACCAAAGTCCCGCCTACTCAACTGTCAATCATCCATCCAGACTTCCTGAAGACCCGTTCTATTCTACTGTCAACAAGCCGCAGTAG